The proteins below are encoded in one region of Sedimentibacter sp. zth1:
- a CDS encoding type I restriction endonuclease subunit R encodes MPRNNFCESHLEEATLEWFEELGYEVIFAPDIAPEGEYPEREDYSDVVLAERLRDALSRINPKMPSNAIEEAFRKITIPQSPSFLMNNKAFQHMITDGIDVQVKQNDASYKTEKVYVFDYEKPLNNEFMIANQFTVVEHGREKRPDVIAFVNGIPLVVIELKSASDENVDITDAYNQLQTYKMTIPSLFTYNSFLVTSDGINARAGTLTSDEDRFMAWRTIDGDDIAPMSIPQLEVLIKGMFERNRFLDIIKQFVLFQSDGKDTYKILAGYHQYHAVNKAVESTGRATMESGDRRIGVVWHTQGSGKSLSMVFYAAKLVISSELGNPTIVIITDRNDLDDQLFGTFLKCKDILRTTPVQATDRANLRKLLNNRTSGGIIFTTIHKFAPEEKGDAAPVLTDRKNVIVMADEAHRSQYGFGADIVKGDERADVKYGYAKYMRDSLPNASYIGFTGTPVELTDKNTRAVFGDYIDIYDMTRAVEDGTTVKIFYESRIAKLELPEKMKPVVDTEYEEITEYQELGQKEKLKSKWARLEAIVGANERVKLIAKDIVDHFEKRQQAQETEGGKGMIVAMSRRIAIDLYKEIIALRPDWHSDDLMSGKIKIVMTGSSSDPSEWQPFIGTKANRETLAKRMKDKNDELQLVIVRDMWLTGFDVPSMHTMYIDKPMRGHNLMQAIARVNRVFKGKQGGLVVDYIGIAENLKEALSQYTESDKKTTGVDTEVASMVLLEKHDLIKELLHGHDYSKFFNGRPSEKMQAIVETMDFIIGLREDRKNDYIKLVTELARTYSLCATTDIAERLNVEVGFHKAVKASIVKVISDDNKKKTTAQLDSELNQLISRSISSNEVVDILGSVGLNKPNIAILSDEFLEEVKDMKQKNLAVELLNRLLKGNIKSFSKRNLVQSKKFSELLEASIIKYQNRTIETTQVIMELIELAKEITEAEKRGESTGLTPDELAFYDALADNESAKEIMGEDILKQIARDLTVSIKSSISVDWAIRDSVQAKMKMTIKRLLKKYGYPPDKTLKAVDIVMEQTKLMCSNEVTYITPAMESHTYDKVAEIPTDY; translated from the coding sequence TTGCCAAGGAACAATTTTTGTGAATCCCATTTAGAAGAAGCTACACTTGAATGGTTTGAGGAGTTAGGCTATGAAGTAATCTTTGCACCTGATATTGCACCAGAAGGAGAATATCCAGAGCGTGAGGATTATAGTGATGTAGTATTAGCTGAAAGGTTAAGAGATGCACTTTCAAGGATTAATCCTAAAATGCCAAGCAATGCAATAGAAGAAGCTTTTAGAAAGATTACAATACCACAAAGTCCAAGCTTTTTGATGAATAACAAAGCATTTCAGCATATGATAACTGACGGTATAGATGTTCAAGTTAAGCAAAATGATGCTAGTTATAAAACAGAGAAGGTATATGTTTTTGACTATGAAAAACCACTAAATAATGAGTTTATGATAGCAAATCAATTTACTGTAGTAGAACATGGTAGAGAAAAAAGACCAGATGTAATTGCTTTTGTGAATGGCATACCACTTGTGGTCATTGAGCTAAAAAGTGCTAGTGACGAAAATGTGGATATTACGGATGCCTACAATCAATTACAAACTTATAAAATGACAATACCTTCTTTATTTACTTATAACTCATTTTTAGTGACAAGTGATGGTATCAATGCAAGAGCTGGCACTCTTACTTCTGATGAAGATAGATTTATGGCATGGAGAACAATTGATGGCGACGATATTGCGCCTATGTCTATCCCTCAACTCGAAGTACTAATTAAGGGTATGTTTGAAAGAAATCGATTTTTGGATATTATCAAGCAATTTGTCTTATTCCAATCGGATGGAAAGGATACTTACAAAATACTTGCAGGATATCATCAATACCATGCAGTAAACAAGGCGGTAGAAAGTACGGGAAGAGCCACCATGGAAAGTGGTGATAGAAGGATAGGTGTTGTTTGGCATACCCAAGGAAGTGGGAAAAGCTTATCTATGGTATTTTATGCTGCTAAGCTTGTTATAAGTTCTGAGCTAGGAAATCCAACAATAGTAATTATAACAGATAGAAATGATCTTGACGACCAGCTCTTTGGAACATTTTTGAAATGTAAAGATATATTGAGAACAACTCCTGTTCAAGCAACAGACAGGGCTAACTTGAGGAAGCTTTTAAATAACCGCACTAGCGGAGGTATTATCTTTACAACTATTCATAAATTCGCACCTGAGGAAAAGGGTGATGCTGCACCAGTACTTACAGATCGTAAAAATGTGATAGTTATGGCTGATGAGGCGCACAGAAGTCAGTATGGCTTTGGAGCTGATATTGTAAAAGGTGATGAAAGAGCAGATGTTAAGTATGGTTATGCAAAGTATATGCGTGATAGCTTGCCAAATGCTTCTTATATTGGATTTACAGGTACGCCAGTAGAATTAACAGATAAAAACACCAGGGCAGTATTTGGAGATTATATTGATATTTACGATATGACTAGAGCGGTTGAAGATGGTACAACGGTTAAGATTTTTTATGAAAGCAGAATTGCTAAACTTGAGCTACCAGAGAAAATGAAACCAGTAGTTGATACAGAATATGAAGAAATCACAGAATATCAAGAGTTAGGACAAAAAGAGAAGCTTAAGAGCAAATGGGCAAGACTTGAGGCGATTGTTGGAGCTAATGAGAGAGTTAAACTGATTGCAAAAGACATCGTAGATCATTTTGAAAAAAGACAGCAAGCTCAGGAAACTGAGGGTGGTAAGGGTATGATTGTAGCAATGAGTCGTAGAATTGCAATTGATTTGTATAAAGAAATTATAGCTTTACGACCAGATTGGCACAGTGATGACCTAATGTCAGGAAAAATAAAAATAGTAATGACAGGAAGTTCATCCGATCCATCAGAATGGCAACCTTTTATAGGTACCAAAGCAAATCGTGAGACATTGGCAAAACGTATGAAGGATAAAAATGATGAATTACAACTAGTAATTGTCCGTGATATGTGGCTCACTGGATTTGATGTACCAAGTATGCATACTATGTATATTGATAAACCAATGAGAGGACATAACCTAATGCAGGCTATTGCCAGAGTAAATCGAGTATTTAAGGGAAAACAAGGTGGGCTTGTTGTAGATTATATTGGGATAGCCGAAAACCTAAAAGAAGCACTTTCTCAATATACTGAAAGTGACAAAAAGACTACTGGTGTAGATACAGAGGTAGCATCTATGGTACTTCTTGAAAAGCATGATTTAATCAAAGAGTTACTTCATGGACATGACTATAGTAAATTCTTTAATGGAAGACCTAGCGAGAAAATGCAAGCAATCGTTGAAACCATGGATTTTATCATTGGGCTTCGTGAAGATAGAAAGAATGATTATATCAAGCTGGTAACAGAACTTGCTAGAACTTATTCTCTCTGTGCGACAACAGATATTGCAGAAAGATTAAATGTAGAAGTTGGATTCCATAAGGCAGTTAAAGCAAGTATAGTGAAGGTTATTAGTGATGATAATAAGAAAAAGACTACGGCACAGCTTGATAGTGAATTGAATCAACTTATTTCAAGGTCAATTTCCTCAAATGAAGTAGTAGATATATTAGGGTCAGTAGGTTTAAATAAGCCAAATATTGCAATTCTTTCTGATGAATTTTTAGAAGAAGTTAAGGATATGAAACAGAAAAACTTGGCTGTAGAATTGCTTAATAGATTACTTAAAGGAAATATAAAGTCATTCTCTAAACGCAATTTAGTTCAGTCAAAGAAATTCTCAGAACTACTAGAGGCTTCGATTATAAAATATCAAAACCGTACTATAGAAACAACGCAAGTTATAATGGAACTAATTGAACTTGCTAAAGAAATAACAGAGGCTGAAAAACGTGGAGAGTCTACCGGATTAACTCCGGATGAGTTAGCATTCTATGATGCTTTGGCAGATAATGAATCTGCAAAAGAAATAATGGGCGAGGATATATTAAAACAAATCGCAAGAGACTTAACAGTTTCTATTAAAAGTAGCATAAGTGTAGATTGGGCTATTCGTGATAGTGTACAAGCAAAAATGAAGATGACTATAAAACGACTGCTTAAAAAATACGGGTATCCACCAGATAAAACATTAAAGGCAGTGGATATTGTAATGGAGCAAACAAAACTTATGTGCTCTAATGAAGTAACATATATAACTCCAGCTATGGAAAGTCATACTTATGATAAGGTAGCTGAAATTCCAACGGATTATTAA
- a CDS encoding restriction endonuclease subunit S: MNSKDMSDCGYLPLPDVLSFIVDNRGKTVPTAEFGIPLIATNCIKNNELYPVFEKIRYLSEETYKNWFRAHPIPGDIIFVNKGAPGRVCLVPDPVGFCIAQDMMAFRVNDKIINNKYLFAVLRSPQFQTQIEQFHVGTLIPHFKKGDLDKLLIPVPSMNVQKFIGETYYDLCSKIEVNNRINKNLEEMAQAIFKSWFVDFEPFRDGEFEDSELGRIPKGWRVGALGECMQLFDSKRVPLSSRQRANIEKKYPYYGATSLMDYVDNYLFDGLFVLLGEDGSVIDSKGYPILQYVWGKFWVNNHAHIMKGKNGFDENSLFMLLKNTNVQSIVTGAVQLKINQRNLNSLCVIIPSKESLENFNGLLSPLFEARRNNEEQISRLIKIRDSLLPKLMSGEIRVPTAEVK, encoded by the coding sequence ATGAATTCTAAGGACATGTCAGATTGTGGATATTTGCCTTTACCCGATGTCTTGTCTTTTATTGTTGACAATAGAGGCAAAACTGTACCAACAGCTGAATTTGGTATTCCTCTTATTGCTACGAATTGCATCAAGAATAATGAACTATATCCTGTTTTTGAAAAGATTAGATATCTTTCTGAAGAAACTTATAAAAATTGGTTCAGGGCCCACCCGATACCCGGTGATATTATTTTTGTTAATAAAGGAGCCCCTGGTAGAGTTTGTCTAGTGCCAGATCCTGTTGGATTTTGTATTGCGCAAGACATGATGGCATTTAGAGTAAATGATAAAATCATTAACAATAAATATTTATTTGCGGTATTAAGGAGTCCACAATTTCAAACACAAATTGAGCAGTTTCATGTAGGAACACTAATTCCTCATTTCAAAAAAGGTGATCTTGATAAACTGTTAATACCAGTTCCATCAATGAACGTACAGAAGTTTATCGGTGAAACCTATTATGATTTGTGTTCTAAAATCGAAGTTAACAATCGAATCAATAAAAACCTTGAAGAAATGGCACAAGCTATTTTCAAAAGCTGGTTTGTAGATTTTGAACCATTTCGAGATGGTGAGTTTGAGGACAGCGAGTTAGGAAGGATACCTAAGGGGTGGAGAGTTGGTGCTTTGGGTGAATGTATGCAATTATTTGATTCGAAAAGAGTCCCTCTTTCCAGCAGACAGAGAGCAAACATAGAAAAGAAATATCCATATTACGGTGCCACTTCCCTGATGGACTATGTTGACAACTACCTCTTTGATGGGTTATTTGTTTTATTAGGTGAAGATGGTTCAGTAATTGATAGCAAGGGATATCCTATTTTACAATATGTATGGGGAAAATTTTGGGTAAACAACCATGCACATATAATGAAAGGCAAAAACGGCTTTGATGAAAATAGCTTATTTATGTTATTAAAAAACACTAACGTTCAAAGTATTGTTACTGGGGCTGTACAGTTGAAAATTAATCAAAGAAATTTGAATTCATTGTGTGTAATTATCCCTTCAAAGGAGAGCCTGGAAAATTTCAACGGACTCTTGTCCCCTTTGTTTGAAGCCAGAAGAAACAATGAAGAACAAATCTCACGATTAATTAAAATTCGTGACTCCCTACTACCAAAACTTATGAGCGGAGAAATCAGAGTACCAACAGCGGAGGTGAAATAA
- a CDS encoding ThiF family adenylyltransferase, whose amino-acid sequence MDLMTIQDSLLDNRKIAAVMCKKNATYSNKAYACLVTCEISVLDMWIPVIIGIPYNWKLDLMDVYVEDKDNFPFIPHIDTKGKVCLFDLEGILIDPNLCGLLNQCIERAIHVISDGLTGKNRSDFLKEFDLYWCQLPGIRAIKFSVPHEKQMQIIHYAEKRGKQRSKESYAKYLQRTNRTGLFGTANHLDFTTWNILDTRKNGIYVYIQAKTYIMPPDARKKLGIDYINSLLCLADSHTFFSVVSKVGNDKVLLFEVRQPNNIKICIGVMIRNGIFSKTEDDKIYVKSYSILQPLSVRRVDKKYLMSRTSDECNILQAKKYLMIGCGSIGGYVLNEMVKSGCEDITLVDSDLLKEENVFRHLLGIEYVDEYKAEALTNYFGKNISGIRLKPLDGEIENLVYDGDVDLSDYDIIISAVGNNNVNRWLNGYLCENALEISVIYAWNEPLDIGCHVAYIRISHEGCYECFFGRDYKTQELYDMTAYCERGQQITKNLSGCGGSFIPYGSTVSLKSAMMSIDLLKKVVSGRCVENVLISVKGEGYYYEKAGLKTSDVFKNQSESILTVKGNEFVNINCGICGSCYGI is encoded by the coding sequence ATGGATTTGATGACTATTCAAGATTCTCTTTTGGATAACAGAAAAATTGCTGCAGTAATGTGTAAGAAAAACGCAACATATTCAAACAAAGCATATGCGTGTCTTGTTACTTGTGAAATATCGGTTTTGGATATGTGGATTCCAGTAATAATTGGTATTCCATATAACTGGAAACTTGATTTGATGGATGTATATGTTGAAGATAAGGATAATTTTCCATTTATTCCTCACATAGACACAAAGGGAAAAGTGTGCCTGTTTGACCTTGAGGGGATTCTGATTGATCCAAATTTATGTGGTTTATTGAATCAATGCATAGAACGAGCAATTCATGTTATATCCGATGGGCTAACTGGGAAAAATCGAAGCGATTTCTTGAAAGAGTTTGATTTGTATTGGTGTCAGTTGCCTGGAATAAGAGCTATAAAGTTCAGTGTTCCGCATGAAAAACAAATGCAGATAATCCATTATGCTGAAAAACGTGGAAAACAACGTTCAAAAGAAAGCTATGCAAAGTATTTGCAACGAACTAATAGAACAGGTCTGTTTGGTACGGCAAATCATTTGGACTTTACAACGTGGAATATATTGGACACCAGAAAAAACGGAATATATGTCTATATTCAGGCTAAAACATATATAATGCCCCCGGATGCAAGAAAAAAACTTGGCATTGATTATATCAATAGCTTATTATGCTTGGCTGATTCACATACATTTTTTAGTGTTGTTAGCAAAGTAGGAAATGATAAAGTACTTTTGTTTGAAGTTAGACAACCCAATAATATTAAGATCTGCATTGGAGTTATGATTCGAAACGGGATTTTTTCAAAGACGGAGGATGATAAAATTTATGTGAAGAGCTATTCCATTTTACAACCTTTATCTGTAAGGAGGGTTGATAAAAAGTATTTAATGAGTCGAACGTCAGACGAGTGTAACATTTTGCAAGCAAAAAAATATTTAATGATTGGCTGCGGTTCTATTGGTGGATACGTTTTAAATGAAATGGTTAAGTCTGGTTGCGAGGATATTACACTGGTTGATAGTGATTTATTAAAAGAAGAAAATGTATTTCGACATTTACTTGGTATAGAATATGTTGATGAATATAAGGCTGAAGCATTGACCAATTATTTTGGAAAGAATATTTCAGGGATACGTTTAAAACCACTGGATGGTGAGATTGAAAATTTAGTTTATGATGGAGATGTGGATTTATCTGATTATGACATAATAATATCCGCAGTGGGAAATAACAATGTGAATCGTTGGCTTAATGGATATTTATGTGAAAATGCATTGGAGATATCTGTCATTTACGCTTGGAATGAGCCACTTGATATTGGATGTCATGTTGCATATATTAGAATAAGCCATGAAGGATGTTATGAATGTTTCTTTGGAAGAGATTATAAAACGCAGGAATTATATGACATGACGGCATACTGTGAGAGAGGACAGCAGATTACAAAGAATCTGTCTGGCTGCGGAGGTTCTTTTATTCCATATGGTTCAACAGTCTCCCTTAAATCAGCAATGATGTCCATTGATTTGTTGAAGAAAGTTGTTAGTGGGAGATGTGTTGAAAATGTTCTGATTTCTGTAAAAGGAGAAGGCTATTATTATGAAAAAGCAGGATTGAAAACATCAGATGTTTTTAAAAATCAAAGTGAAAGTATTCTGACGGTTAAAGGAAATGAATTCGTTAATATAAACTGTGGAATATGTGGTAGCTGCTATGGTATTTAA
- a CDS encoding Mov34/MPN/PAD-1 family protein produces MVFNFEGRQIKICDNVLEIIMQYLQKEKDAFEAGGIIIGRENISNSNLIMEFATVPMPGDERKRCRYLRKDKQHVLYYESLYKGSSGIYTYIGEWHTHLESVPQYSSVDIKNWKRIGKNAPTNNKQYHLIAGYDAFCIWKYSYRERKARIIATVKWNEVKFNEDIEE; encoded by the coding sequence ATGGTATTTAATTTTGAGGGTCGACAAATAAAAATATGTGATAATGTTCTTGAGATTATTATGCAATATCTGCAAAAAGAAAAAGATGCGTTCGAGGCTGGTGGCATTATTATCGGGCGAGAGAATATATCAAATTCTAATCTTATAATGGAATTTGCGACGGTTCCAATGCCTGGAGATGAGAGAAAAAGATGCAGGTATTTACGAAAAGATAAGCAACATGTTCTTTATTATGAAAGCCTATATAAGGGAAGTTCTGGAATATATACATATATAGGAGAATGGCATACACATCTAGAATCTGTTCCTCAGTATTCGAGCGTAGATATAAAGAATTGGAAACGTATAGGAAAAAATGCACCGACAAACAATAAACAGTATCATCTGATTGCTGGATATGATGCTTTTTGCATTTGGAAATATTCATATAGAGAACGGAAAGCAAGAATAATTGCGACTGTAAAATGGAACGAGGTGAAATTTAATGAAGATATTGAAGAATAG
- a CDS encoding nucleotidyltransferase, with protein MSLQAQFINFNAKIRLDYNVNSELKDKRDILVDILRNSGKLPGFTVLNQGSYSMHTGVESIDKEYDIDVGLRFDVNKDDYEPMGLKNSICDILENHTVYGSTIKKPCVTVTYKKDGEPAYHVDLVVYTYEDKSDHNSQMYLARGKASTPDEICWEESDPKGLVDYINDAVNAGDDRDQYRRVIRYIKRWKNLKFDSNGHAEPASIGITLIAADYFELCFSDDGYDDLSALISLVKKIQSLFTYVGVSDNGRLLYRIKYPMPCELMFKDDTDTFEKMTDSQMTDFKDKTDKFVRDLEAVQNEADEVEQCKKLHKIFGDDFEVPEAKNVSKTQMNYIPSSSASGVL; from the coding sequence ATGAGTTTACAAGCACAATTTATTAATTTTAATGCTAAGATAAGACTTGACTATAACGTTAATTCTGAACTGAAAGATAAGAGAGATATTTTGGTTGATATCTTACGAAATAGCGGAAAGCTGCCGGGTTTTACAGTACTTAACCAAGGAAGCTATAGTATGCATACAGGAGTTGAATCTATTGATAAGGAGTATGATATTGATGTAGGATTGAGATTTGATGTCAATAAAGATGATTATGAGCCTATGGGATTAAAAAATTCAATCTGTGATATTTTAGAGAATCATACAGTTTATGGCTCAACCATAAAGAAACCGTGTGTTACTGTTACATATAAAAAGGATGGCGAGCCTGCTTATCATGTGGATTTGGTAGTGTACACATATGAAGACAAAAGTGATCATAATAGTCAAATGTATTTGGCAAGGGGAAAGGCAAGTACACCTGACGAGATTTGCTGGGAAGAATCTGATCCGAAAGGATTAGTAGACTATATCAATGATGCCGTTAATGCAGGGGATGATCGTGATCAATATCGTAGGGTTATTCGATATATTAAACGTTGGAAGAATCTTAAATTTGATAGTAATGGACATGCAGAGCCAGCAAGTATTGGAATAACTTTGATTGCGGCAGACTATTTTGAATTATGTTTCTCTGATGACGGGTATGATGATTTAAGTGCTTTAATTTCGTTGGTAAAGAAAATTCAAAGTTTATTTACTTATGTTGGAGTTTCAGATAATGGACGCTTGCTATATCGAATAAAGTATCCGATGCCATGTGAATTAATGTTTAAAGATGACACGGATACATTTGAAAAAATGACTGATTCACAAATGACAGATTTCAAAGATAAGACCGACAAATTTGTCAGAGACTTAGAAGCTGTTCAAAATGAAGCAGATGAAGTGGAACAATGTAAAAAGCTGCACAAGATATTTGGTGATGATTTTGAAGTACCAGAGGCAAAAAATGTGTCTAAGACTCAAATGAATTATATTCCATCATCAAGTGCATCAGGAGTGCTTTAA
- a CDS encoding class I SAM-dependent DNA methyltransferase — protein sequence MSVSLEFENKLWEMADKLRGNIESSEYKHVVLGLIFLKYISDAFDEKHAELVAEGEGFEEDRDAYAEESIFFVPPSARWEFIKQSAKQSTIGQIIDDAMITIERENATLKGVLPKNYARPEIDKTKLGELVDLFSFNLGSKEARAKDVLGRVYEYFLGKFGSSEGEFYTPPTIVKLLVGMIEPFQGRVYDPCCGSGGMFVQSKKFVEEHRGRKDDIHIFGQEFTATTWRLCKMNLAVRGIDGDLGDRDADTFSNDLHKNLRADFVLANPPFNISDYTLIQDDVRWKYGIPPQNNANYAWIEHMISKLSPRGIAGFVLANGSMSTSIKAEAEIRKNIIEAGLVDCIVTMPTNLFYNVTIPVCLWFISKKKENRKDKILFIDARKMGTMVTRKHRELSDDEIKAIYDTYHNWREEKEEYEDVQGFCKSADIEEVRGHEYILTPGRYVGIEEVEEDGEPFDEKMTRLTGELAEMFSKSHELEDEIKQRLGAIGYEF from the coding sequence ATGTCAGTGAGTTTAGAGTTTGAAAACAAATTGTGGGAAATGGCAGATAAGCTAAGAGGAAATATTGAAAGTAGTGAGTATAAGCACGTGGTACTTGGGTTGATATTTCTAAAATATATCTCAGATGCATTTGATGAAAAGCACGCAGAGCTAGTAGCCGAAGGGGAAGGCTTTGAAGAGGATAGAGATGCATATGCAGAAGAAAGTATATTCTTTGTGCCGCCAAGTGCTAGATGGGAATTTATCAAACAAAGTGCAAAACAAAGTACAATTGGACAAATAATTGATGATGCTATGATCACCATTGAAAGGGAGAATGCTACACTTAAAGGGGTACTTCCTAAGAACTATGCAAGACCTGAGATAGATAAAACAAAACTAGGAGAGCTCGTAGATTTATTTTCATTTAATTTAGGAAGTAAAGAAGCAAGAGCGAAGGACGTATTAGGGCGAGTTTACGAATACTTCCTAGGTAAGTTTGGAAGCTCTGAAGGTGAGTTCTATACCCCTCCTACTATTGTTAAATTGCTAGTTGGAATGATAGAGCCTTTTCAAGGTAGAGTATACGATCCATGTTGCGGATCAGGTGGTATGTTTGTACAATCAAAAAAGTTTGTTGAAGAGCATCGTGGGCGAAAAGATGATATTCATATCTTTGGTCAAGAATTCACCGCAACTACTTGGAGACTTTGTAAAATGAATCTGGCAGTACGAGGAATAGATGGTGACTTAGGAGATAGAGATGCTGATACCTTCAGTAATGACCTGCATAAAAATCTTAGAGCTGACTTTGTTCTTGCTAATCCACCATTTAATATTAGTGATTACACATTAATTCAAGATGATGTTCGTTGGAAATATGGAATTCCACCACAAAATAATGCTAACTATGCTTGGATTGAGCATATGATTAGCAAGCTATCTCCTAGAGGTATAGCAGGATTTGTACTTGCCAATGGCTCTATGAGTACATCTATAAAAGCAGAAGCGGAGATTAGAAAAAATATTATCGAAGCAGGACTTGTAGATTGTATAGTAACTATGCCTACAAATTTGTTTTATAATGTGACAATTCCAGTTTGTTTGTGGTTTATATCTAAGAAAAAAGAAAATAGAAAAGACAAAATCTTATTCATAGATGCAAGAAAAATGGGCACGATGGTTACCAGAAAACATCGAGAATTATCTGATGATGAAATAAAAGCAATCTATGATACCTACCATAACTGGCGAGAAGAAAAAGAAGAATATGAGGATGTACAAGGCTTCTGTAAATCTGCAGACATTGAAGAAGTAAGGGGACATGAGTACATCTTAACACCTGGTAGATATGTTGGGATTGAAGAAGTAGAAGAGGATGGAGAGCCATTCGATGAAAAGATGACGAGATTGACAGGAGAACTAGCAGAAATGTTTTCTAAATCCCATGAGCTTGAAGATGAAATAAAGCAGCGATTGGGGGCGATTGGGTATGAATTCTAA